One Salvelinus fontinalis isolate EN_2023a chromosome 27, ASM2944872v1, whole genome shotgun sequence genomic region harbors:
- the LOC129825042 gene encoding transmembrane protein 200A-like, which produces MISAGGVITGHLAALKRQDSARSQHHLPIQSPAPGEAQEKRRAKRKPRADVVVVRGKIRLYSASGFFLILGVLILLIGIAMAVLGYWPHREDLAAANAKLSTNDTRVTREESGTLAQFFEQHLHSEKMKMLGPFTMGIGIFIFICANAILHENRDRETKVIHMRDMYSTVIDIHSLRIKEHKYMNGAYSGSCREHEVWTYENQCASKLAANTLLGFPGMGNNVRVSRRASSTEDEEGLLNEAKGGHGLLPSFYRERSGSIFGLQHEGSRHRDEKSSFPKRCQTRSIVSSSISAFTLPVIKLNNCVIDEPDMDNITEDLEHISVRSRPPSVESLAVPVPADIAKAYKPPDVMLLRSNSATESHSFSSSHSSLSPGSASGRYLSPGTARKDFGSNNSLHMLSSHSKSLDLDRRPTTLTVKPEQRKHPSWPRLDRSNSKGYMKLENKEDPMDRLQLPQVAVKQDYTKKEKLLMISRSHNNLSFEHDKQFMSNTMKRGSSETRF; this is translated from the coding sequence ATGATTTCAGCTGGTGGAGTGATTACGGGTCACCTTGCTGCACTGAAGAGGCAGGACTCGGCCCGCTCCCAACACCACCTGCCCATCCAGTCCCCAGCCCCAGGAGAGGCCCAGGAGAAGAGGAGGGCCAAGCGCAAACCCAGGGCCGACGTAGTGGTGGTCAGGGGAAAGATCCGCCTCTACTCTGCCTCTGGGTTCTTCCTCATCCTGGGTGTATTGATCCTGCTGATTGGCATCGCCATGGCCGTGCTGGGCTACTGGCCACACAGAGAGGACCTCGCAGCGGCCAACGCCAAACTATCCACCAACGACACTAGGGTGACCCGGGAGGAAAGCGGTACACTGGCCCAGTTCTTTGAGCAGCACCTGCACTCTGAGAAGATGAAGATGCTTGGCCCCTTCACCATGGGTATCGGTATCTTCATCTTCATCTGTGCCAATGCCATCCTGCACGAAAACAGGGACCGGGAGACCAAGGTGATCCACATGAGAGACATGTACTCCACCGTCATCGACATCCACAGCCTGAGGATCAAAGAGCACAAGTACATGAACGGGGCCTACTCAGGCTCTTGTAGGGAGCATGAGGTCTGGACCTATGAGAACCAGTGTGCCTCCAAGCTTGCTGCTAACACCCTGCTAGGGTTCCCCGGCATGGGGAACAATGTAAGGGTGTCTCGCAGGGCCAGCTCTACGGAGGACGAGGAGGGTCTTCTCAACGAGGCCAAAGGGGGGCATGGTCTCCTGCCTTCATTCTACAGAGAGCGCTCTGGCTCCATCTTTGGTCTGCAGCATGAGGGCAGCCGCCACAGGGACGAGAAGAGCAGCTTCCCCAAGAGATGCCAGACCAGGTCAATCGTCTCGTCCTCGATCAGCGCTTTCACCTTGCCCGTTATCAAGCTCAACAACTGTGTGATTGACGAGCCTGACATGGACAACATCACAGAGGACCTGGAGCACATTAGTGTTAGATCCCGACCCCCCTCTGTGGAGTCCCTGGCTGTGCCTGTCCCGGCAGACATTGCCAAAGCCTACAAACCTCCCGACGTCATGCTCCTCAGGAGTAACTCAGCCACAGAGTCCCACTCCTTCTCGTCCTCTCATAGCTCTCTGTCCCCAGGCTCTGCCAGTGGGAGGTACCTGTCCCCCGGGACTGCCCGCAAGGACTTCGGCTCCAACAATTCCCTCCACATGCTGTCTTCTCACTCCAAGTCTCTGGACCTGGATCGAAGGCCCACCACCCTAACAGTGAAGCCAGAGCAAAGGAAACATCCCAGCTGGCCCCGGCTGGACCGCAGCAACAGTAAAGGCTACATGAAGCTGGAGAACAAGGAGGATCCTATGGACAGACTGCAGCTGCCCCAGGTAGCAGTCAAACAGGATTACACCAAGAAAGAGAAACTGCTCATGATCTCCAGGTCTCACAATAACCTCAGCTTTGAACACGATAAGCAGTTCATGAGCAACACTATGAAACGAGGgagctctgagaccaggttttAA